Proteins encoded together in one Desulfosporosinus meridiei DSM 13257 window:
- a CDS encoding DUF1659 domain-containing protein translates to MPIISESLNSALIAIYQTGSTPTGTPVTRQKSLSYVRADATEADLYDVAQALFSLSEQQLVDVQLRKNFRLIEE, encoded by the coding sequence ATGCCCATTATATCCGAATCTTTGAATTCCGCACTGATAGCAATTTATCAAACCGGATCGACTCCCACTGGAACCCCGGTAACCAGGCAAAAAAGCCTGAGCTATGTGCGGGCCGATGCCACCGAAGCAGACCTTTACGATGTGGCTCAGGCCTTATTCAGCCTGTCGGAACAGCAGCTGGTGGACGTGCAGTTGAGGAAAAATTTCCGGCTGATTGAGGAGTAA
- a CDS encoding DUF3102 domain-containing protein, producing MNELSKERNPLVIAAEINKIKQETCKIMLTNALEIGRRLKEAKDLLPHGEWGKWLVESVSYSQRTANRLMQLFEEYGDKLFAVDSEVSRSNSSVLTNLTYYQALLLLGITEDEREKFILEHDVKNMTTGELERALKEQKQAPPEKEQAKITPLSNYPEDLKIEYLTVKKTEKPTSRPKTAASPTFTTKYEERCTACCQTIADKFQELLEALGQLARLDPAVKEKCSKDASGLAEYMVERLKEWPPVPTTNMKTVETYATHERW from the coding sequence ATGAACGAACTCAGCAAGGAACGTAATCCGCTGGTAATCGCGGCTGAAATTAATAAGATCAAACAAGAGACTTGTAAAATCATGCTTACCAATGCCCTGGAGATCGGCAGGCGCCTGAAGGAGGCCAAGGATCTGCTCCCCCATGGAGAATGGGGAAAATGGCTGGTGGAATCAGTGAGCTATTCCCAGCGCACAGCCAACAGGCTGATGCAGCTCTTTGAAGAATATGGAGACAAACTATTTGCAGTTGACTCTGAGGTTAGCAGGTCAAATTCGTCAGTACTGACGAATTTGACCTACTACCAGGCTCTTCTTCTGCTGGGGATTACGGAAGATGAGCGGGAGAAATTTATCCTGGAGCATGATGTTAAGAATATGACCACTGGAGAGCTAGAACGAGCGCTCAAAGAACAGAAGCAAGCCCCTCCGGAGAAAGAACAGGCCAAAATTACGCCATTGTCCAATTATCCCGAGGATTTAAAAATAGAATATCTAACAGTCAAAAAAACCGAAAAGCCAACAAGCAGGCCAAAAACTGCAGCCTCCCCAACCTTTACTACGAAGTATGAAGAAAGATGCACCGCTTGCTGCCAAACTATTGCTGATAAATTCCAGGAATTGCTGGAAGCCCTTGGCCAGTTGGCCAGACTTGATCCGGCGGTGAAGGAGAAATGCAGTAAAGACGCGAGCGGGCTGGCAGAATATATGGTGGAAAGGCTTAAAGAGTGGCCGCCTGTGCCCACGACGAATATGAAGACGGTTGAAACCTATG